A single Providencia manganoxydans DNA region contains:
- a CDS encoding mechanosensitive ion channel family protein → MEQIIEIYNYISGNTFLMTSLLVAILLLTWFVGKVIFLRFARRLLPLLTNLSDDELIDGVARKIASIVAVTLVLYINQMLPSFSDEVNITFKTICWALIIINVAALVNDGLDVFILRQSKKVLHRNNSIKGYIEIAKIVVWIISFILIIALMTEQSPIIIISSFGAIAAVLMFVFQHTLLSFVANILVSNGKVLKLYDWIELPSSNISGEVIDIALHTITVRNWDNTISRIPTKDFLTEKYTNWQPMFSSGGRRIKRSFYIDQSSICFATEDLISELKNTTPLRQSIENMLEERGDIGDINDWIMNNGVTNLQLFRKYILNWIKMRGDVRTDMYLVIRTMPPTPNGLPVEIYCFTRSTTWVEYEEVQSEIFEYVNASANYFKLRIYQHPSGSDLAGLKYR, encoded by the coding sequence ATGGAACAAATTATTGAAATATATAATTATATATCAGGGAACACCTTCTTAATGACTTCCCTTCTAGTGGCCATATTGCTACTCACATGGTTTGTTGGAAAAGTGATTTTTTTGCGGTTTGCTAGAAGATTATTACCATTACTCACTAATTTAAGTGATGATGAATTAATTGATGGAGTTGCGCGAAAAATAGCGTCGATCGTTGCTGTGACGTTGGTACTTTATATCAATCAGATGCTGCCTTCATTTTCTGATGAAGTGAACATTACCTTTAAAACTATCTGTTGGGCGCTGATTATTATTAATGTTGCCGCATTAGTGAATGATGGGCTAGATGTATTTATCCTGCGCCAATCAAAAAAAGTGCTACATCGCAATAATTCGATCAAGGGCTATATTGAAATAGCTAAAATTGTCGTTTGGATAATTTCCTTTATCTTGATCATCGCATTGATGACCGAACAATCTCCAATCATTATCATTTCCAGCTTCGGTGCTATCGCGGCAGTATTAATGTTTGTATTTCAGCATACGCTGTTATCGTTTGTCGCCAATATTTTGGTATCAAATGGAAAGGTATTAAAACTGTATGATTGGATCGAATTACCCAGCAGTAATATCAGCGGAGAAGTCATTGATATAGCACTACATACTATTACGGTTCGAAATTGGGATAACACTATTTCACGTATTCCCACCAAAGATTTTTTGACCGAAAAATATACTAACTGGCAACCGATGTTTTCTTCAGGAGGACGTCGCATTAAGCGCAGCTTTTATATTGACCAATCATCTATCTGCTTTGCAACTGAAGATCTGATCAGCGAATTAAAAAATACCACTCCGCTACGTCAGAGTATAGAAAATATGCTAGAAGAACGAGGTGATATCGGTGATATAAATGACTGGATAATGAATAATGGCGTCACTAACCTACAGCTATTTCGAAAATATATTTTGAATTGGATAAAAATGCGCGGTGATGTCAGAACCGATATGTATTTAGTCATACGTACCATGCCACCAACACCCAATGGACTACCTGTCGAAATCTATTGTTTCACCCGTTCAACCACTTGGGTTGAATATGAAGAAGTCCAATCGGAAATTTTTGAGTATGTTAATGCGTCTGCAAACTACTTTAAACTACGGATCTATCAACACCCATCCGGAAGTGACTTAGCGGGTTTAAAATATCGGTAA
- a CDS encoding adenylosuccinate synthase encodes MGKNVVVLGTQWGDEGKGKIVDLLTERAKYVVRYQGGHNAGHTLVVNGEKTVLHLIPSGILRENVISIIANGVVLAPDALMKEMKQLEERGVPVRERLYISEACPLILPYHVALDNAREKARGAKAIGTTGRGIGPAYEDKVARRGLRVGDLFDKAAFAEKLKEIVEYHNFQLVNYYKEPAVDYQKTLDDIMAVADILTGMVIDVSDLLYKAHQKNELVMFEGAQGTLLDIDHGTYPYVTSSNTTAGGVATGSGLGPRYVSYVLGIIKAYSTRVGAGPFPTELFDETGEFLREKGQEFGATTGRKRRTGWLDIVAINRAVQINSLSGFCMTKLDVLDGLKEVKICVGYRRPDGQVLETTPLAADEWEGLEPVYEVMPGWNETTFGVKDRALLPQAALNYIKRVEELTGIPVDIISTGPDRSETMILRDPFDV; translated from the coding sequence ATGGGTAAGAACGTTGTCGTACTGGGCACCCAATGGGGTGACGAAGGGAAGGGCAAGATTGTAGACTTGCTGACAGAGCGCGCTAAATACGTAGTTCGCTATCAGGGCGGCCATAATGCTGGCCATACTCTTGTTGTAAACGGTGAAAAAACCGTTCTCCACTTAATTCCATCCGGTATTCTTCGTGAAAATGTCATCAGTATTATTGCTAACGGTGTGGTACTTGCGCCTGATGCATTGATGAAAGAGATGAAGCAATTAGAAGAACGCGGTGTGCCTGTTCGTGAACGTTTGTATATTTCTGAAGCATGCCCACTGATCCTGCCTTATCACGTTGCGTTAGATAATGCGCGCGAAAAAGCACGTGGTGCGAAAGCGATCGGTACAACAGGTCGTGGTATCGGCCCTGCTTATGAAGATAAAGTTGCTCGTCGTGGACTACGTGTTGGCGATTTGTTTGATAAAGCAGCTTTTGCCGAGAAGTTAAAAGAAATCGTTGAGTACCATAACTTCCAGCTGGTGAATTACTATAAAGAGCCAGCGGTTGATTATCAAAAAACGCTCGACGATATCATGGCAGTTGCTGATATCTTAACCGGTATGGTAATTGATGTTTCTGATCTGCTCTATAAAGCACATCAGAAGAATGAATTAGTCATGTTTGAAGGTGCACAAGGTACATTACTGGATATCGATCACGGTACTTACCCATATGTAACCTCTTCAAATACCACTGCGGGTGGTGTAGCAACAGGTTCAGGCTTAGGCCCACGTTATGTTAGCTATGTATTAGGTATTATTAAAGCTTACTCAACGCGTGTTGGTGCGGGTCCATTCCCAACTGAGCTGTTTGACGAAACGGGTGAGTTTTTGCGTGAAAAAGGCCAAGAGTTTGGCGCAACTACTGGTCGTAAACGTCGTACAGGTTGGTTAGACATTGTTGCTATTAACCGTGCGGTTCAGATCAACTCATTGTCTGGTTTCTGTATGACGAAGCTGGACGTTTTAGATGGTCTAAAAGAAGTTAAAATCTGTGTAGGCTACCGCCGTCCAGATGGTCAAGTTCTTGAAACCACACCGTTAGCAGCTGACGAGTGGGAAGGTTTAGAACCAGTTTATGAAGTCATGCCTGGTTGGAATGAAACAACATTTGGTGTTAAAGACAGAGCGCTATTACCTCAAGCCGCTTTGAATTACATCAAGCGCGTTGAAGAACTAACCGGTATCCCAGTTGATATTATTTCAACAGGTCCTGATCGCTCAGAGACTATGATCCTACGTGACCCGTTTGACGTATAG
- the hflC gene encoding protease modulator HflC, translated as MRKSLIVIVIAILAVAYASIFIVPQTDRGIVLRFGKVLRDSENKPIIYEPGLHFKVPFIETVKMLDARIQTLEIQADRYLTSENKDLMVDSYLKWRVTDFSRYYVATGGGNPYQAETLLKRKFSDRLRSEFGRLSVKDIITDSRGRLTIDVRDALNKGTAIDGTAEEADAAIASAAARVEQETNLKPLVVNANSMAALGIEVVDVRIKRIELPNEVSEAIYARMRAEREAVARQHRSQGQEEATKIRAVADKTVTETLAEAERTALTLRGEGDAMATKLFADAFNQDPEFYAFIRSLRAYEQSFKNGDDVMVLSPDTDFFRFMKAPTKLRATD; from the coding sequence ATGCGTAAATCGCTAATTGTTATCGTTATTGCCATTTTGGCAGTCGCTTACGCATCAATCTTTATTGTTCCTCAAACTGATCGTGGCATTGTGTTGCGTTTTGGTAAGGTATTGCGTGACTCTGAAAACAAACCGATCATTTATGAGCCGGGTCTGCACTTTAAAGTTCCGTTTATTGAAACGGTGAAAATGCTAGATGCACGTATTCAGACATTAGAAATTCAAGCAGACCGTTACTTAACTAGCGAAAACAAAGACTTGATGGTGGATTCGTACCTGAAATGGCGCGTCACTGACTTTAGCCGCTATTATGTGGCAACGGGTGGTGGTAACCCTTATCAAGCGGAAACACTGTTAAAACGTAAGTTTAGTGACCGTTTACGCTCTGAGTTTGGTCGTTTAAGCGTAAAAGATATCATCACAGACTCTCGTGGTCGTTTAACCATTGATGTACGTGATGCGTTGAATAAAGGCACTGCGATTGATGGAACAGCAGAAGAGGCTGATGCTGCTATCGCTTCTGCTGCGGCACGTGTAGAACAAGAAACTAACTTGAAGCCACTGGTTGTTAACGCAAACAGTATGGCTGCGTTAGGTATCGAAGTGGTTGACGTTCGAATCAAACGTATTGAACTGCCAAACGAAGTTTCTGAGGCTATCTATGCACGTATGCGTGCAGAACGTGAAGCCGTTGCACGTCAACATCGTTCGCAAGGTCAGGAAGAAGCGACGAAGATCCGTGCGGTTGCTGATAAAACGGTAACTGAAACTTTAGCCGAAGCTGAGCGTACAGCATTGACGCTGCGCGGTGAAGGTGATGCGATGGCAACAAAACTGTTTGCTGATGCCTTCAATCAGGATCCTGAGTTCTATGCCTTTATCCGTAGCTTACGTGCTTACGAGCAGAGCTTCAAAAATGGTGATGATGTTATGGTGCTTAGCCCAGATACTGACTTCTTCCGTTTTATGAAAGCACCAACTAAGTTACGTGCGACTGATTAA
- the hflK gene encoding FtsH protease activity modulator HflK: MAWNQPGNDGQDRDPWGSGNKGGNSGGNKGGRKRGASDLDDLFRKLSSKLGGKKGGNGDGDNKQPSQISGRLGMLALAAVVVVWAGSGFYTIKESDRGVVLRFGEYSGIVGPGLNWKPTFIDRVIPVNVETVREQATNGMMLTSDENVIRVEMNVQYRVTDPAEYLFSVTNPDNSLRQALDSAVRGVIGQSAMEQVLTTNRAFIRDVTQKELEATIAPYKMGITLLDVNFQAARPPEDVKAAFDDVIAAREEEQKTIREAHAYRNEVLPMAKGNAQKLIEEAEAYKASVVFKAEGEVASFAKMLPEYRAAPEITRERLYIDTMERVLSNTRKIIANDKSNSMLVLPLDQLMRGSDNSAAPKSSLAPKVMNPNTNSSSSYGSAPAQPSSGVRGDAVRVGRQ; this comes from the coding sequence ATGGCGTGGAATCAGCCCGGTAATGACGGACAAGACCGCGATCCGTGGGGAAGCGGCAATAAAGGCGGCAACTCTGGCGGGAATAAAGGTGGTCGAAAACGTGGGGCTTCTGATCTCGACGATCTCTTTCGTAAGCTGAGCAGTAAGCTTGGTGGTAAAAAAGGCGGCAATGGTGATGGTGACAATAAGCAACCATCACAAATCAGTGGCCGTCTTGGTATGTTGGCTCTGGCTGCGGTAGTCGTTGTATGGGCCGGTTCAGGTTTTTATACCATTAAAGAAAGTGACCGAGGCGTTGTGCTACGCTTTGGCGAATATAGCGGTATTGTAGGGCCTGGTTTGAACTGGAAACCAACGTTTATTGATAGAGTGATCCCAGTTAACGTTGAAACAGTCCGCGAACAAGCAACTAACGGCATGATGCTGACATCAGATGAAAACGTGATCCGCGTTGAAATGAACGTACAGTATCGTGTGACCGATCCTGCTGAATACCTGTTCAGTGTGACTAACCCTGATAACAGCTTACGCCAAGCTTTAGACAGTGCGGTACGTGGTGTTATTGGTCAGTCAGCGATGGAACAAGTCTTGACGACAAATCGTGCATTTATTCGTGATGTAACGCAAAAAGAGCTCGAAGCGACTATTGCCCCATACAAAATGGGTATCACATTGCTCGACGTCAACTTCCAAGCAGCTCGTCCACCTGAAGATGTTAAAGCAGCATTTGATGATGTGATCGCGGCAAGGGAAGAAGAGCAAAAAACGATTCGTGAAGCGCATGCTTACCGTAACGAAGTTCTGCCAATGGCAAAAGGTAACGCGCAGAAGCTGATCGAAGAAGCTGAAGCTTATAAGGCCAGTGTGGTGTTTAAAGCAGAGGGTGAGGTGGCTAGCTTTGCCAAAATGTTGCCTGAGTATCGTGCAGCACCTGAAATCACTCGTGAGCGTCTCTACATTGACACCATGGAGCGTGTGTTAAGTAATACACGTAAAATTATTGCTAATGATAAGAGCAACAGCATGTTAGTTCTACCACTGGATCAATTAATGCGTGGTAGTGACAACAGTGCGGCACCAAAATCAAGCTTAGCACCTAAAGTGATGAATCCAAACACTAACAGTTCATCATCTTATGGTTCGGCACCAGCACAGCCAAGCAGTGGCGTTCGTGGTGATGCTGTTAGAGTAGGGAGACAATAA
- the hflX gene encoding ribosome rescue GTPase HflX, producing MFDRYEGGELAVLVHVFFSQEKDTENLAEFESLVTSAGVKPVQIVTGSRKSPHPKYYVGEGKAEEIADAVKESGADVVLFNHTLSPAQERNLERLCECKVVDRTGVILDIFAQRARTHEGKLQVELAQLRHLSTRLVRGWTHLERQKGGIGLRGPGETQLETDRRLLRGKISQILSRLSRVEKQREQGRQARNKADIPTISLVGYTNAGKSSLFNRMTSSEVYAADQLFATLDPTLRRIDVDDVGTVVLADTVGFIRHLPHDLVAAFKATLQETREATLLLHVIDAADNRLDENIHAVESVLEEIEADEIPTLLVMNKVDMLEDFVPRIDRNEDNKPVRVWVSAQTGEGIPLLLQALTERLSGEIAHVEMRLPPSAGRLRSRFYQLQAIEREWQEEDGSIGLEVRMPMVDWLRLCKQEQQLPSYVI from the coding sequence TTGTTTGATAGGTATGAAGGCGGTGAGCTGGCTGTATTGGTACATGTCTTTTTTTCTCAAGAAAAAGACACTGAAAATCTGGCGGAATTTGAGTCACTCGTGACATCTGCGGGGGTTAAACCCGTACAGATAGTAACAGGCAGTCGAAAGTCCCCTCATCCTAAATACTATGTCGGGGAAGGGAAAGCGGAAGAAATCGCTGATGCAGTAAAGGAAAGTGGTGCAGATGTGGTGTTATTTAACCATACTCTTAGCCCTGCTCAGGAACGTAACCTTGAACGGCTATGCGAATGTAAGGTTGTTGACCGTACAGGCGTGATTTTAGATATATTTGCGCAAAGGGCGCGGACGCACGAAGGGAAACTGCAAGTTGAACTCGCGCAATTACGTCACTTGTCCACTCGCCTTGTGAGAGGATGGACGCACCTTGAGCGCCAAAAAGGTGGAATCGGTCTACGTGGTCCTGGTGAAACTCAGCTTGAAACTGACCGTCGGTTATTAAGGGGAAAAATCAGTCAGATTTTATCCCGCCTTAGTCGAGTCGAAAAGCAGCGAGAACAAGGCCGGCAAGCACGTAATAAAGCAGATATCCCAACGATATCGTTAGTGGGTTATACCAATGCGGGTAAATCAAGTTTATTTAACCGAATGACATCGTCAGAGGTTTATGCAGCTGATCAGCTGTTTGCAACACTTGATCCAACATTGAGGCGTATTGACGTTGATGATGTTGGGACGGTTGTGCTTGCAGATACAGTTGGGTTTATTCGTCACTTACCACATGATTTAGTTGCGGCTTTTAAAGCAACGTTGCAGGAAACACGTGAAGCAACTTTATTGTTACACGTTATTGATGCAGCGGATAACCGTTTGGATGAAAACATTCATGCGGTCGAAAGTGTTTTGGAAGAAATTGAAGCTGATGAGATCCCGACACTATTAGTTATGAACAAAGTGGATATGCTGGAGGATTTTGTCCCGCGTATCGACAGAAATGAGGATAACAAGCCGGTTCGTGTCTGGGTTTCAGCGCAAACGGGTGAAGGTATCCCCTTGTTGCTACAAGCACTGACGGAACGCCTTTCAGGTGAAATCGCACACGTTGAAATGCGTTTGCCACCAAGTGCAGGTCGTCTACGTAGCCGTTTTTATCAGCTCCAAGCTATTGAGCGTGAATGGCAAGAGGAAGACGGCTCAATTGGCCTTGAGGTGCGTATGCCAATGGTTGATTGGCTGCGTTTGTGCAAACAGGAACAACAATTGCCTAGCTATGTGATTTAA
- the hfq gene encoding RNA chaperone Hfq, with protein sequence MAKGQSLQDPFLNALRRERVPVSIYLVNGIKLQGQIESFDQFVILLKNTVSQMVYKHAISTVVPARPVSHHSGSAAGGAGNGNYHAGAPAQQDGEAAE encoded by the coding sequence ATGGCTAAGGGGCAATCTTTGCAAGATCCGTTCCTGAACGCATTACGTCGTGAAAGGGTTCCGGTCTCAATTTATTTAGTTAACGGCATCAAATTGCAGGGGCAGATTGAATCTTTTGACCAGTTTGTCATTTTACTGAAAAATACAGTAAGTCAGATGGTTTATAAGCATGCTATCTCTACTGTTGTCCCTGCTCGTCCTGTTTCTCATCATAGCGGTAGCGCTGCTGGTGGTGCAGGCAATGGTAATTATCACGCTGGGGCTCCTGCTCAACAGGATGGCGAAGCTGCTGAGTAA
- the miaA gene encoding tRNA (adenosine(37)-N6)-dimethylallyltransferase MiaA yields the protein MSELVTQNKPNAIFLMGPTASGKTALAIALRQHLPVEIISVDSALIYRGMDIGTAKPNAEELSQAPHRLIDILDPSLPYSAADFRRDALNVMDEITAQGKIPLLVGGTMLYFKALLEGLSPLPSADPVVRAEIEQIAQLQGWTEIHRRLAEVDPVAAARIHPNDPQRLSRALEVYLISGQTLTEMTQTAGEELPYNVFQFAIAPQDRKILHERIEQRFHQMLAAGFEEEVRALYKRGDLHVDLPSIRCVGYRQMWSYLEGEINYDEMVYRGICATRQLAKRQITWLRSWENVHWLDSEQPQQALKAVMQVIR from the coding sequence ATGAGTGAATTGGTAACTCAAAACAAACCGAATGCAATATTCCTGATGGGGCCTACGGCCTCAGGTAAGACCGCGTTGGCGATTGCTTTGCGTCAACACTTGCCTGTAGAGATAATCAGTGTCGATTCGGCGCTGATCTACCGTGGTATGGATATCGGCACAGCGAAGCCAAATGCAGAGGAACTGAGTCAAGCACCTCATCGTCTGATCGATATTCTCGATCCTTCTTTACCTTATTCCGCTGCCGATTTCCGGCGAGACGCACTAAATGTAATGGATGAAATTACCGCTCAAGGTAAAATTCCATTATTAGTGGGCGGCACAATGTTGTATTTTAAGGCTTTGCTTGAAGGTCTTTCGCCATTACCTTCAGCAGATCCTGTTGTGCGTGCAGAAATTGAACAAATAGCACAATTACAAGGGTGGACTGAAATACATCGCCGTTTAGCTGAGGTTGATCCTGTTGCGGCAGCTAGGATTCATCCGAATGATCCACAAAGATTATCCCGAGCTTTAGAGGTATATCTCATTTCAGGGCAAACTTTGACTGAAATGACACAAACAGCAGGTGAAGAATTACCTTATAATGTGTTTCAGTTTGCTATTGCGCCCCAAGATCGTAAAATTTTACATGAGCGCATTGAACAACGTTTTCATCAGATGTTAGCCGCTGGTTTTGAAGAGGAAGTTCGTGCTCTTTATAAACGAGGTGATTTACATGTTGATTTACCTTCAATCCGTTGTGTGGGTTATCGACAAATGTGGTCATATCTGGAAGGCGAAATAAATTATGATGAAATGGTTTATCGGGGAATTTGTGCAACACGCCAATTGGCAAAACGCCAGATTACCTGGTTGAGAAGCTGGGAAAATGTTCATTGGTTAGATAGTGAACAACCACAGCAGGCGCTTAAGGCAGTTATGCAGGTCATACGCTAA
- the mutL gene encoding DNA mismatch repair endonuclease MutL, which translates to MAIQILSPQLANQIAAGEVVERPASVVKELVENSLDAGATRIDIDIERGGEKLIRIRDNGCGISKDELILALARHATSKIATLDDLEAIVSMGFRGEALASISSVSRLTLTSKPVQQSEAWQSYAEGRDMAVTVKPAAHPNGTTVEVLDLFYNTPARRKFMRTEKTEFGHIDEIVRRIALSRPDVAINLNHNGKLVKQYRAAQDDTQQERRLAAVCGTGFMQGALAIAWDHGDLGIKGWIVSPSAGSVSDIQYCYVNGRMMRDRLINHAIRQAYEGHLDENQQPAYVLYLTVDPQQVDVNVHPAKHEVRFHQARLVHDFIYQGVRTALLNAHQADELPGIEPVTHEVVNRTAAGDNYFAPSAVPLTIKPEREALSETEHLYSEKPRSSSSEPIGHVNRAKGGFEHTAPTYDRKAGQLYQALMSVPVAEDDKKPLFPTRPPLDGSVISSQSVAENANSYTFGKVLTIYAKNFALIESSLGLILLSLTEANYLLKLAQLSPTGEALKPQPLLIPLKLTLSHDEIAIFQRNKEQLTLFGIEATISHGKVTIHAVSLPLRTQNLSQLFANLLAFLSSKEHLSHQDIAQWLAKTVSQEKMQESWSLAQAVQLLADVERLCPQQVKKPSPTLLQLINLQPVVATLTNE; encoded by the coding sequence ATGGCGATACAGATCCTTTCTCCCCAACTTGCCAACCAAATTGCTGCGGGTGAGGTTGTTGAGCGTCCCGCCTCTGTTGTCAAAGAACTGGTTGAAAATAGCCTAGATGCGGGGGCAACACGTATTGATATTGATATTGAGCGTGGTGGAGAAAAGTTGATCCGTATTCGTGATAATGGCTGTGGTATCAGTAAGGATGAACTGATCCTTGCATTAGCTCGCCATGCTACGAGTAAAATTGCGACATTGGATGATCTTGAGGCGATTGTGAGTATGGGGTTTCGTGGTGAAGCCTTAGCGAGTATTAGCTCAGTGTCGCGTTTAACTCTAACATCAAAACCCGTGCAGCAGAGCGAAGCTTGGCAATCATATGCAGAAGGGCGTGATATGGCGGTGACTGTCAAGCCTGCGGCTCACCCTAATGGAACAACGGTTGAAGTATTAGATCTTTTCTATAATACGCCAGCAAGACGCAAATTCATGCGTACGGAAAAAACGGAATTTGGTCATATTGATGAAATTGTACGGCGTATTGCGCTTTCTCGTCCTGATGTCGCCATTAATTTGAATCATAACGGTAAGTTAGTTAAGCAATATCGTGCTGCACAAGATGACACGCAGCAAGAGCGTCGTTTAGCCGCGGTGTGTGGTACCGGTTTTATGCAAGGTGCATTGGCTATTGCATGGGATCACGGTGACCTTGGTATTAAAGGTTGGATCGTGTCGCCCTCTGCTGGGTCTGTTAGCGATATTCAATATTGTTATGTGAATGGACGAATGATGCGGGACAGGTTGATTAACCATGCTATTCGCCAGGCCTATGAAGGGCATCTAGATGAAAATCAGCAACCAGCCTATGTGCTTTACTTAACGGTTGATCCTCAACAGGTTGATGTTAATGTGCATCCAGCTAAACATGAAGTGCGTTTTCATCAAGCGCGGTTAGTGCATGATTTTATTTATCAAGGGGTGCGGACTGCGCTATTAAATGCACATCAAGCGGATGAATTACCGGGAATAGAACCTGTTACTCATGAAGTGGTGAACAGAACCGCAGCGGGTGATAATTATTTTGCCCCATCAGCAGTGCCTCTGACAATAAAGCCTGAGCGAGAGGCTCTTTCTGAAACAGAGCATTTGTACAGTGAAAAACCACGTTCATCATCATCGGAGCCAATCGGCCATGTAAACCGAGCAAAGGGTGGGTTTGAACACACAGCACCAACATACGATCGTAAAGCAGGTCAACTGTATCAGGCATTAATGTCAGTTCCTGTTGCTGAAGATGATAAAAAACCATTATTCCCAACTCGCCCTCCATTAGATGGCTCGGTTATTTCTTCTCAGTCTGTTGCAGAAAATGCCAATAGCTATACTTTTGGTAAAGTATTGACAATTTACGCAAAAAACTTTGCATTAATTGAGTCTTCATTAGGGTTAATCCTGTTATCCTTAACCGAAGCAAATTACTTGTTGAAGTTGGCGCAATTATCTCCAACAGGAGAAGCGTTAAAACCTCAGCCGCTGTTGATCCCGCTAAAATTGACACTTAGTCATGATGAAATTGCGATTTTTCAGCGTAATAAGGAACAATTGACATTATTTGGTATTGAAGCCACGATATCTCATGGAAAAGTTACTATTCATGCGGTATCGTTACCGTTAAGAACGCAAAATTTATCACAGCTTTTTGCCAATTTACTGGCGTTTTTGTCGTCAAAAGAGCATTTATCACATCAAGATATTGCACAGTGGCTTGCAAAAACAGTTTCACAAGAAAAAATGCAAGAAAGCTGGAGCTTAGCACAAGCAGTACAGTTACTCGCTGATGTTGAGCGGCTTTGCCCGCAGCAGGTTAAAAAGCCGTCACCAACATTATTACAATTAATTAATTTACAACCCGTGGTAGCTACGCTAACAAATGAGTGA